The genomic interval TCACACCTGCACCAATCGCAAATGATGTGACAATCGCTTCTAAAAATTTGGCGGTAAACATGAGCATGTGACGTCCGAATAAATCTTGTATAGCTGTCGTAATTAAGACTCCCGGCACAATCGGCATCACCGCCGCAGTAATAGTAGCGCCGATATGAGGGCTGTCCAACCAATGATTCAACGGTATCGCAATTAACCCTATCACAATGGCTCCTAAAAAGTCGGGAATAAATAATGTGAGTTCTTTATTTTTCATCCATTCTGTCACGAAATATCCCATTGCACCGGCGAGCACTGCAGGTAGCAAGTCTACCCATGTGGCGCCCTGTAAATATAAAAAGCCCATCGATATCAGTCCCGCAAACAACATTTTGTGCCCTAATGCATACCGTTGCTGTTCATGTTCTAATTGTTTCAACATCGCATAAGCTTGTTTAAAATCAATCGCCTGTCGTGCAATTTGACGCGAAACGTGATTCACTAAATAAATATTTCTTAAATTCGTGTCGTTCTTTTTAATCTTCACCATGCGTGTTTCGTGATCCGGTGATAATGAAAAATTAATAAAAATATTAAGCGCATAACCTTGTGTCTCTTCGTATCCGTAACTTTGTGCAATCCGAGTCATCG from Staphylococcus sp. MI 10-1553 carries:
- a CDS encoding threonine/serine exporter family protein — its product is MTRYIPTDREVTNLVTLAGRILLECGAEATRVEDTMTRIAQSYGYEETQGYALNIFINFSLSPDHETRMVKIKKNDTNLRNIYLVNHVSRQIARQAIDFKQAYAMLKQLEHEQQRYALGHKMLFAGLISMGFLYLQGATWVDLLPAVLAGAMGYFVTEWMKNKELTLFIPDFLGAIVIGLIAIPLNHWLDSPHIGATITAAVMPIVPGVLITTAIQDLFGRHMLMFTAKFLEAIVTSFAIGAGVTTAFLIL